The Magnetospirillum sp. XM-1 genomic interval GATTTCCTGGCGCACCTGTTCGAGCATCTGCATCAGCTGTTCGCGCCGGGCCAGCCAGGCATTGGCGAAGGCGGCATAGGCGAAGCCCACCCCGGCGGCGTCCTCGGCCGCTACCTGCTGCTCGTGGACCAGGCTTTCCTCGGCATGGCGGATGGCGGCCAGGATCTCGTCCTCGCGGCCCTGCAGCGCCACCAGGATGCGCCGTTTCTCGTCCACTTCCCACTTGGCGAGACGGATGAGGGTCTTGAGCCCCTTGGCGGCCATCGGGAACCTACTTCCGTCCCATGCCGTCGCCGTCGAACGGCATGCCGAGGATCTCGGCCAGCTGGGCGTAGGCGGTCTGCAGGTTGGTCGCCTCGGTCTTCAGCTGGCCGAGGAAGGCTTCCAGCGCCGGGTAATAATGGATGGCCTCGTCCACCTTGGGGTCGGTGCCCCGGCGATAGGCGCCCAGCCGGATCAGCTCGGCCATGTCCTCGTAGGTGGACAACAGGGCGCGGGCCCGGCGCACCAGGTCGTTTTCCTGTTGGTTGTTGCAGCCGGGCATGGTTCGGCTGACCGAGCGCAGGATGTTGATGGCCGGATAGCGGCCGCGCTCGGCGATGGAGCGGTCCAGCACGATATGGCCGTCCAGGATGCCACGCACCGCGTCGGCGATGGGCTCGTTGTGGTCGTCGCCGTCCACCAGCACGGTGAACAGGCCGGTGATGGAGCCCTTGCCCACGCCGGGCCCGGCCCGCTCGAGCAGGCGCGGCAACTCGGCGAACACGGTGGGCGTATA includes:
- a CDS encoding flagellar export protein FliJ, whose product is MAAKGLKTLIRLAKWEVDEKRRILVALQGREDEILAAIRHAEESLVHEQQVAAEDAAGVGFAYAAFANAWLARREQLMQMLEQVRQEIVRARDILAEAFNQLKTYEITQKERERRAQAELDKKEQAFLDEVGLNIHRRRDTGEE